A single uncultured Methanolobus sp. DNA region contains:
- a CDS encoding 3'-5' exonuclease — translation MTDNLSPSQRARNILSKNPVFLDTETTGLGNTDQICEISIIDSFGKVLLNTLVKPTILMKKDAEAIHGISDEMLKDAPKFIDIIFDLVDVLHGRHLVIYNADYDMRMLKQSLKPYEFAKLSDIGIADIHCAMLLYAEYWGEWDDYRQSYKWQRLGNAMLQQGINFNGTLHRALADTEITRQLVYKMAQMA, via the coding sequence TTGACCGATAATCTGTCACCTTCTCAGAGAGCAAGAAACATCCTCTCAAAGAATCCCGTCTTCCTTGACACAGAAACAACCGGACTCGGTAATACTGACCAGATCTGCGAAATATCCATCATAGATTCATTTGGAAAGGTTCTGTTAAATACCTTAGTAAAGCCAACAATACTAATGAAAAAAGATGCGGAAGCAATACACGGTATTTCAGACGAAATGTTAAAAGATGCTCCTAAATTTATTGACATTATATTTGATTTAGTTGACGTTTTACATGGTCGCCATTTGGTAATTTACAATGCCGATTATGACATGAGGATGTTAAAGCAGTCACTAAAGCCATATGAATTTGCTAAATTATCTGATATTGGTATAGCTGATATCCATTGCGCCATGCTCCTGTACGCAGAATACTGGGGAGAATGGGACGATTACAGACAATCATACAAATGGCAACGCCTGGGGAATGCCATGCTTCAGCAGGGAATAAACTTTAACGGAACCCTACACAGAGCTTTAGCAGACACCGAAATAACTAGACAACTTGTCTATAAAATGGCTCAGATGGCGTGA
- a CDS encoding tyrosine-type recombinase/integrase encodes MRATLKNVRDSTLNIMSCAQSKDIDSFIDDLYCRGFARTTIATYACNVKHFLDYTDCVEKTTYEDLKEYLTHLKRQRLAPSTLNGHFCAINAYYDYLDFIGETRNNIVPLFRKRYLRIKKHYHYDNTRQVIDIPTMKELLEAPDEERPGKIIYDYIRTVPIRDKAIMTLFEKTALRRGENMALTEDSILLDEGEVWINPKFRKRTMCLTFIDKETIDLMEQYLSWRKQVVKPGNKNLWVTHTGSALRKDDMYYITTYYARKIGIHNPKGPLIERFTPHCFRHCWTTHMRQAGMPKDFRQWLRGDAPKDAEDLYNRIKPPEAKKMYLKCVPQLL; translated from the coding sequence ATGCGAGCAACATTAAAAAACGTGAGAGATTCTACTCTTAATATAATGAGTTGCGCACAGTCTAAAGATATAGATAGTTTTATTGATGACTTATATTGCAGAGGTTTTGCAAGAACTACAATAGCAACATATGCCTGCAATGTGAAACACTTTTTAGATTACACTGACTGTGTAGAAAAAACAACATATGAAGATCTTAAAGAGTATCTCACTCATTTAAAAAGACAAAGATTAGCACCTAGTACTCTAAATGGTCACTTCTGTGCCATCAATGCATACTATGATTATCTTGACTTCATAGGAGAAACACGAAACAATATCGTACCGTTGTTTAGAAAGAGATATCTGAGAATCAAAAAGCATTATCACTATGACAACACAAGGCAAGTCATAGATATCCCCACCATGAAAGAACTCCTTGAAGCACCGGATGAAGAAAGGCCTGGCAAAATAATATATGACTATATCCGGACTGTACCGATTAGAGATAAGGCTATTATGACCCTTTTTGAAAAAACAGCATTAAGAAGAGGGGAAAACATGGCACTTACTGAAGATAGTATCTTGCTGGATGAAGGAGAAGTCTGGATCAATCCTAAATTCAGAAAAAGAACAATGTGCTTGACCTTCATTGATAAAGAAACTATTGATTTAATGGAACAATACCTGTCGTGGAGAAAACAAGTCGTAAAACCAGGTAATAAAAATCTCTGGGTCACACATACAGGATCTGCACTTCGAAAAGATGACATGTATTATATTACTACATACTATGCCAGGAAAATTGGAATACACAACCCAAAAGGACCACTTATAGAAAGGTTCACACCTCACTGCTTCAGGCATTGCTGGACCACTCACATGAGACAGGCAGGAATGCCAAAGGATTTCAGGCAATGGTTAAGGGGAGATGCTCCCAAGGATGCAGAGGACCTATACAACAGAATAAAACCTCCTGAAGCAAAAAAGATGTACCTGAAATGCGTTCCTCAGTTACTCTAA
- a CDS encoding transglutaminase domain-containing protein, with amino-acid sequence MNKIKFVSMVFAISIFLSCLGIADENSMIYCDTETYNMSIDDSNLLIITGEIDMLTPYNEMQLEMKNSNYSLPTLADISKVTDIDYNLKDYTIDNDASKDRYITYLLELEEYKNYSREELETTFMSYDELSAKLIDDETIFNQKTSVSTAISENEDMISFKFSSSNKVAASKSTISTKAVVPNVVITAADCDWSWVQNETAANTITIHNYGTTTADGIVVVYSVDENKGWMRTYSDLDPGDEIDVSVPFYVDINEYPTVGAKSIRLLAYVESNSLYYMTSAPTVSSIMVEMYNNNDGYLVDPDNGYSLQLDDLNHHSSYVIASKAAVAADNTSTPEQTAYLMINSIDDDMIYDTNILSPLETGADTWIIANSYHGICDEYAVLTSSYMRALGVPTRRICMFINNDTSAHQFNEFWNGNNWIHIDSSGPKYSTPRYYADILQWDISNIGLAFDADDSKNATDGVDGDGILSSFLDMTIAGSQDLTNRYC; translated from the coding sequence ATGAACAAAATAAAATTTGTAAGTATGGTATTTGCAATTTCTATATTTTTGTCTTGTCTTGGAATTGCAGATGAAAATAGCATGATTTATTGTGACACTGAGACATATAACATGTCAATAGATGATAGCAATCTCCTAATAATCACAGGCGAAATAGATATGCTTACTCCTTATAATGAAATGCAGTTGGAAATGAAAAACAGTAATTATTCACTTCCTACTCTTGCAGATATTTCTAAAGTAACTGATATAGATTATAATTTAAAAGACTATACTATAGACAACGATGCCTCCAAAGATCGATATATCACTTATTTATTAGAGCTCGAAGAGTACAAAAATTATTCACGAGAAGAGCTCGAAACAACATTTATGTCATACGATGAGCTATCTGCAAAATTAATTGATGATGAAACTATATTTAATCAAAAAACTAGTGTATCTACTGCAATAAGTGAAAATGAAGACATGATCTCTTTTAAATTTTCATCATCTAATAAGGTCGCTGCTTCAAAAAGCACAATTTCTACAAAAGCAGTTGTACCTAATGTAGTAATTACAGCTGCTGATTGTGATTGGAGTTGGGTTCAAAATGAAACTGCTGCAAATACTATTACAATACATAACTACGGAACAACAACTGCTGATGGAATAGTTGTAGTTTATTCCGTAGATGAAAATAAAGGATGGATGAGAACATACAGCGATTTGGATCCAGGAGATGAAATCGATGTATCTGTTCCATTTTATGTAGATATAAATGAATACCCTACGGTTGGTGCTAAATCAATTCGCCTTTTAGCTTATGTAGAATCAAATTCTTTATACTATATGACCAGTGCACCGACTGTAAGTTCCATAATGGTTGAAATGTATAATAACAACGATGGATACTTAGTTGACCCCGATAATGGTTATTCTTTACAATTAGATGATTTAAATCATCATAGTTCTTATGTAATTGCAAGTAAAGCTGCAGTTGCAGCAGACAATACTAGCACCCCAGAACAGACAGCATATTTAATGATTAATTCTATCGATGATGATATGATATATGATACTAATATATTATCACCTTTGGAAACTGGTGCAGATACGTGGATAATTGCAAATTCGTATCATGGGATCTGCGACGAATATGCTGTTTTGACGAGCTCATATATGCGTGCTCTTGGAGTCCCAACAAGAAGGATTTGCATGTTTATAAATAATGACACTAGTGCTCATCAATTTAATGAATTTTGGAATGGGAACAATTGGATTCATATTGATTCAAGCGGCCCAAAGTATTCCACTCCTCGATACTATGCAGATATCCTACAATGGGACATATCTAATATTGGTCTTGCATTTGATGCAGATGACAGCAAAAATGCAACTGATGGCGTTGATGGTGATGGCATTCTTTCTTCATTTTTAGATATGACTATAGCTGGCAGCCAAGACTTAACGAATAGGTATTGTTAA
- a CDS encoding PGF-pre-PGF domain-containing protein encodes MTLERKYIIYTALVYIFLSCTGIVSATTYSGGSGTSEDPYLLSTDADIDTLSTDSANWSKNFILTQNITLVGNHTPIGKTSPYFTGDFDGNGYAITNLTIYQTSAFTGFFSYISTGGNIHELGVEASSDGVILTSGSYAGVLAGANVGGTVRDCSATGNATSSGGIVGGLVGTNEGAGSINNCSATVNVTGSANYVGGLVGFNANTVFNCSATGNVTSVSYVGGLVGFNHVAGTVSNSFATGTVSVSSQYAGGLVGSNSGTVINSFATGTASGSSNVGGLVGSNSGTVNSYCYYSGSPVSGEGISTSYSNFTNFTFVSGATGLNWNVGGTQDVITTEDDPNYVWKIIDGYTLPYHQYQADPILLAIPGTPESFTNTTGNFWVNHSWSAGSGDLTDSYNVSYGESWQNSTVTYFNHTGLSAHAWSNITVYAYNATDSTLSPGASDNVQVPNNEISILNVSNITGSEGDTITFDINFTDVDSDTPTFNCNQSSLFDNFNTSTGVGSWDIGFSDAGTYDVEFNVSDGYGSIDSQVMTITVSDASTIYVGSGQDDDFTTIQAAINDASQGDTIIVGDGTYNENVVVNKSVTLRSENGAASTNVNASDSSEHAFNLTVNNVTIDGFNVTGVTGFEMAGIYLGYSNNSIVTNNIVNDNNFGIVLDNSENNTLSNNIANNSSYYGIYLSSSSHNTLDDNDIYNNYYGIRLSSSSDYNTLTDNVAMNNTRYGMYFSSSNNNTLTGNDASYNEQYGMYFTSSDNNTLTDNVASYNTYTSLAPDSVSLDFVIEPIDIGSGAGTGIYIGNSDNNVLTGNVANYNEGSSLVLSSINPNAVSPNVEMSSLYSCGFSLSGSENTTLTGNTAIGNEDYAFYSRTSSNCTVDNLEIDTGSMELSFVPTYETAIRSNETISTVPSGKANVNGYLDIGFVEDLNMTIFYDDSGMSSSIESSISLYELDSNEWVIVPNATLNTSGNFVSVDLESGIHIEVASVEEYTTTYGLFRTVPGSSSSSSSSGTRASVSQGQDPKIVSQTASSVKRVTGGSEVEYDFSGSGTPVLGISFDAKEDKGLVVAKVQVLSGNPDDVPSPSGKSYQMLSIDVGSEGTISSDSAGNVKIHFKVSKQWIEENNIDISTIHMTRYHGEQWNDLPTYQEREDDEYFYFYAETPGFSIFEVVGDEIGETSGQVTETSTTAAEEVEEPVEEETANTPGFTALAGIVFVSLAVLMRRK; translated from the coding sequence ATGACATTAGAGAGAAAATATATTATTTACACAGCTTTAGTTTACATTTTCTTATCATGCACAGGTATAGTTTCAGCAACAACTTATTCAGGCGGTAGCGGTACGAGTGAAGATCCGTATCTGCTTTCAACAGATGCTGATATTGACACACTGTCAACAGATTCTGCTAATTGGAGCAAGAACTTCATACTGACACAGAACATCACACTTGTGGGCAATCACACTCCAATTGGTAAAACTTCACCTTACTTCACAGGTGACTTTGACGGAAACGGATATGCAATAACTAACCTGACCATTTATCAGACATCTGCCTTTACCGGATTCTTCAGTTATATATCTACTGGCGGTAACATCCATGAACTTGGAGTAGAAGCCAGCTCAGACGGTGTTATTTTAACATCAGGTAGTTATGCTGGTGTTCTTGCCGGAGCGAATGTAGGCGGCACGGTTAGAGATTGTTCTGCCACAGGCAATGCCACCAGTTCTGGCGGTATTGTCGGTGGTCTTGTCGGAACGAATGAAGGTGCTGGCAGTATAAACAACTGTTCTGCCACAGTCAATGTCACAGGTTCTGCCAATTATGTCGGTGGTCTTGTTGGCTTTAATGCTAATACTGTTTTCAATTGTTCTGCCACTGGCAATGTTACTAGTGTTTCTTATGTCGGTGGTCTTGTCGGATTTAATCACGTTGCTGGCACAGTTTCCAACAGTTTTGCCACTGGCACTGTTAGTGTTTCTTCTCAGTATGCCGGCGGTCTTGTTGGAAGCAATTCTGGTACTGTTATCAACAGTTTTGCCACAGGCACTGCCAGTGGTTCTTCTAATGTCGGCGGTCTTGTTGGAAGCAATTCTGGTACTGTGAATTCCTACTGTTATTATTCCGGCAGTCCTGTTTCTGGGGAGGGAATTTCAACTTCCTATTCAAACTTCACCAATTTCACATTCGTTTCAGGAGCAACAGGTCTGAACTGGAATGTCGGTGGTACACAGGATGTGATCACAACAGAAGATGATCCAAACTATGTATGGAAAATAATAGATGGCTATACTCTTCCATACCACCAGTATCAGGCAGATCCAATTTTACTTGCTATACCGGGAACACCTGAAAGTTTCACAAATACAACTGGTAATTTCTGGGTGAACCATAGCTGGAGTGCAGGTTCAGGAGATCTGACCGATTCCTACAATGTAAGTTATGGCGAAAGCTGGCAGAACAGCACTGTTACTTATTTCAATCATACCGGACTCTCCGCTCACGCATGGTCTAACATAACAGTCTATGCATACAATGCCACAGACTCCACACTTTCACCTGGTGCCAGTGACAATGTCCAGGTCCCGAACAACGAGATAAGCATTCTCAATGTAAGCAACATTACAGGCAGTGAAGGAGACACTATCACCTTTGATATCAACTTCACAGATGTTGATAGCGATACTCCTACATTTAATTGTAACCAGAGTTCACTGTTCGATAACTTCAACACCAGCACAGGTGTTGGCTCATGGGATATTGGTTTCAGTGATGCAGGAACTTACGATGTTGAATTCAATGTAAGTGACGGATACGGTTCAATTGATTCTCAGGTAATGACAATTACTGTATCAGACGCATCAACGATCTATGTTGGAAGTGGTCAGGATGATGACTTTACAACTATTCAGGCTGCAATTAATGATGCAAGCCAGGGAGATACCATCATAGTAGGTGATGGAACTTACAATGAGAATGTTGTTGTCAACAAGAGTGTTACACTTCGTTCAGAGAACGGTGCAGCAAGCACTAATGTAAATGCAAGCGATTCATCAGAACACGCATTTAATTTAACAGTAAATAATGTGACCATAGATGGTTTTAATGTAACAGGTGTAACCGGTTTTGAGATGGCTGGTATTTACCTTGGTTATTCAAATAACAGTATAGTAACAAACAATATTGTTAATGACAATAACTTCGGTATTGTTCTTGATAATTCAGAAAACAATACATTAAGCAACAACATTGCTAATAACAGTAGTTACTATGGTATCTATCTGTCTTCTTCAAGCCATAACACATTAGATGATAACGATATTTACAACAATTACTATGGAATTCGTCTGTCATCTTCAAGTGACTACAATACACTGACAGATAATGTTGCAATGAACAATACCCGGTACGGAATGTACTTTAGTTCATCGAACAATAATACCCTGACAGGTAATGATGCAAGTTATAACGAGCAATACGGGATGTATTTTACTTCATCTGACAACAATACACTGACAGATAACGTTGCCAGCTACAACACCTATACTTCCTTAGCACCAGATTCTGTCTCTCTTGATTTTGTGATAGAACCAATAGATATTGGAAGTGGAGCCGGAACTGGTATCTATATTGGTAACTCTGACAACAATGTTCTGACAGGTAACGTTGCCAATTATAATGAAGGAAGCAGTTTGGTCTTGTCCTCTATCAATCCTAATGCTGTTTCTCCGAATGTAGAGATGAGTTCCCTTTATTCATGTGGATTCTCTCTCTCTGGCTCGGAAAATACTACTCTGACAGGTAATACTGCAATAGGAAACGAGGACTATGCATTCTATTCCAGGACATCTTCGAATTGTACTGTTGATAATCTGGAAATAGATACCGGTTCCATGGAACTTTCCTTTGTACCGACCTATGAAACTGCAATAAGAAGCAACGAAACAATCTCCACTGTTCCTTCAGGTAAAGCAAATGTAAATGGCTATCTGGATATTGGTTTTGTTGAAGATCTGAATATGACTATCTTCTATGACGATTCAGGTATGAGCAGTTCTATTGAATCATCAATATCCCTTTATGAACTGGATAGTAATGAATGGGTTATCGTTCCGAATGCAACACTGAACACATCAGGTAATTTTGTATCTGTAGATCTTGAATCTGGTATCCATATTGAAGTTGCTTCAGTTGAGGAATACACAACTACATACGGACTCTTCAGGACTGTTCCAGGTTCCAGCAGCAGTTCCAGCAGTTCAGGAACTCGTGCTTCAGTCAGTCAGGGACAGGATCCGAAGATCGTTTCACAAACAGCTTCATCTGTCAAGCGTGTCACCGGTGGTTCTGAAGTTGAATATGACTTCTCAGGAAGTGGAACACCTGTTCTTGGAATTAGTTTCGATGCAAAGGAGGACAAAGGTCTTGTGGTTGCAAAGGTTCAGGTGCTTTCCGGCAATCCGGATGACGTTCCATCTCCATCAGGAAAGTCATACCAGATGCTGAGCATCGATGTTGGAAGTGAAGGAACTATTTCCTCAGATAGTGCTGGCAATGTTAAGATCCATTTCAAGGTGAGCAAGCAGTGGATAGAGGAGAACAACATCGATATTTCCACAATTCATATGACCAGATATCACGGTGAACAGTGGAACGATCTTCCAACATATCAGGAAAGAGAAGATGATGAATACTTCTACTTCTATGCAGAAACTCCGGGATTTTCAATTTTTGAAGTAGTAGGCGATGAAATTGGTGAAACATCTGGGCAGGTTACTGAAACTTCAACAACTGCTGCTGAGGAAGTTGAAGAACCTGTAGAAGAAGAAACAGCGAACACACCAGGGTTCACTGCTCTTGCAGGAATTGTGTTTGTTTCACTTGCGGTTCTGATGAGAAGAAAATAA